The following coding sequences lie in one Thermomicrobium sp. 4228-Ro genomic window:
- a CDS encoding major capsid protein: MALTKVEAAKLTDDLLLRGVIETVVMESPVLQRLPFMEVVGTGLTYNREATLPAADFYDVGDTWTESTPTFQQVTTGLKILGGDADIDHFLLQTYRDPNELEAVVIQSKAKAVAHAFLTAFYSGDATADPRQFDGLRKLVPASQTIQPGPNGGSLTLELLDQLVDLVKPGKPDALLMSKRTRRKLSQLRRASGAVLESDVDQFGQRVLSYDGIPVLVDDFVPDNETLGTGTGLSSIYAVKWGPSGLMGLENGGIVVEEVGALETKNARRWRVRWYVGLALFSTVAVARLQGIAAN, from the coding sequence ATGGCACTCACCAAGGTGGAAGCGGCCAAGCTGACCGACGACCTGCTGCTGCGCGGCGTCATCGAGACGGTCGTCATGGAATCGCCGGTGCTGCAGCGCCTCCCCTTCATGGAGGTCGTCGGTACCGGGCTCACCTACAACCGCGAGGCGACGCTGCCGGCCGCCGACTTCTACGACGTCGGCGACACCTGGACGGAATCGACTCCCACCTTCCAGCAGGTGACGACCGGCCTCAAGATCCTCGGCGGCGACGCCGACATCGACCACTTCCTCCTGCAGACCTACCGCGACCCCAACGAGCTGGAGGCGGTGGTCATCCAGAGCAAGGCCAAGGCGGTGGCCCACGCCTTCCTCACCGCCTTCTACAGCGGCGACGCCACGGCCGACCCGCGCCAGTTCGACGGGCTGCGCAAGCTGGTACCGGCCAGCCAGACCATCCAGCCGGGGCCGAACGGCGGCAGCCTCACGCTCGAACTCCTCGACCAGCTCGTCGACCTGGTCAAGCCGGGCAAGCCGGACGCGCTCCTCATGTCGAAGCGGACGCGCCGCAAGCTCAGCCAGCTGCGCCGGGCGAGCGGCGCGGTGCTGGAGAGCGACGTCGACCAGTTCGGCCAGCGCGTCCTCTCCTACGACGGCATCCCGGTGCTGGTCGACGACTTCGTGCCCGACAACGAGACGCTCGGCACCGGCACCGGCCTCTCCTCGATCTACGCCGTCAAGTGGGGGCCGAGCGGGCTGATGGGGCTGGAGAACGGCGGGATCGTGGTCGAGGAGGTGGGGGCGCTGGAGACCAAGAACGCCCGGCGCTGGCGGGTGCGCTGGTACGTGGGGCTGGCGCTCTTCTCGACCGTCGCCGTCGCCCGCCTGCAAGGGATCGCTGCCAACTAG
- a CDS encoding N-acetylmuramoyl-L-alanine amidase family protein: MPEELLVTGVLPRVDPDRFAAVLAAAGSPAAPEARACWAAVAAEGVDPLFALAVFWHESRCGTAGVVAAHDLRNPGATRTSRTGVGQPVAVPGRGQFWRYPTWTQGFRDLARRLVDPDFVYRRQGAATVERIVPLWAPASDGNDPAAYAAAVRAFIAQHASDPVPGLSLRLALLPPGAPNRPGYPLRPGWVTAHETANENPGADAEAHRRFVHAGGGPEGVSFHFVVDDREAVQLLPTTENGWHAGDGVNGTGNRASIGIELCVNRDGDWSRTQEHGARLVAALCRAFGLGPERVVPHQHWSGKTCPRRLLAQGFDAFRARVGQLLDGAGRFFPETGQWVRGDFLTYWEGRGGLELFGYPLTGERREACEDGHAHWVQWFERACFERHEELPPGRQVLLRRLGALALAREEGER; the protein is encoded by the coding sequence ATGCCCGAGGAACTCCTGGTCACCGGCGTCCTGCCGCGGGTCGACCCCGACCGCTTCGCGGCCGTCCTGGCCGCGGCCGGTTCACCGGCGGCGCCGGAAGCGCGCGCCTGCTGGGCGGCGGTGGCGGCCGAGGGAGTCGACCCCCTCTTCGCCCTGGCCGTCTTCTGGCACGAGTCCCGCTGCGGCACCGCCGGGGTGGTCGCGGCGCACGACCTGCGCAACCCGGGCGCCACCCGTACCAGCCGCACCGGCGTGGGGCAACCGGTCGCCGTGCCGGGGCGGGGCCAGTTCTGGCGCTACCCCACCTGGACGCAGGGGTTCCGGGACCTCGCGCGCCGCCTGGTCGACCCGGACTTCGTCTACCGCCGCCAGGGGGCGGCGACCGTCGAGCGGATCGTCCCGCTCTGGGCCCCGGCCAGCGACGGGAACGACCCGGCCGCGTACGCGGCAGCCGTGCGCGCCTTCATCGCCCAGCACGCTAGCGACCCGGTGCCGGGGCTATCGCTGCGCCTCGCGCTCCTGCCGCCGGGCGCGCCCAACCGGCCCGGCTACCCGCTGCGACCGGGCTGGGTCACCGCGCACGAGACGGCCAACGAGAACCCGGGAGCCGACGCCGAGGCGCACCGGCGTTTCGTCCACGCCGGGGGCGGGCCGGAGGGAGTGAGCTTCCACTTCGTCGTCGACGACCGCGAGGCGGTGCAGCTCCTCCCGACCACCGAGAACGGCTGGCACGCCGGGGACGGCGTCAACGGAACCGGCAACCGGGCCTCGATCGGGATCGAGCTCTGCGTGAACCGCGACGGCGACTGGTCGCGCACCCAGGAGCACGGGGCGCGCCTGGTGGCGGCGCTCTGCCGGGCCTTCGGGCTCGGGCCGGAGCGGGTGGTGCCCCACCAGCACTGGAGCGGCAAGACCTGCCCGCGCCGCCTGCTGGCCCAGGGGTTCGATGCCTTCCGCGCGCGGGTGGGGCAGCTCCTCGACGGGGCGGGGCGCTTCTTCCCGGAGACCGGGCAGTGGGTACGCGGCGACTTCCTCACCTATTGGGAAGGGCGCGGCGGGCTGGAACTCTTCGGCTACCCGTTGACCGGCGAGCGGCGCGAGGCCTGCGAGGACGGGCACGCGCACTGGGTGCAGTGGTTCGAGCGCGCCTGCTTCGAGCGCCACGAGGAACTGCCGCCGGGCCGGCAGGTGCTGCTGCGGCGGCTGGGCGCGCTCGCGCTGGCGCGGGAGGAGGGGGAGCGGTGA
- a CDS encoding RNA polymerase sigma factor, whose amino-acid sequence MRNVRCTGKGSAVADEQRGRSGWQDGRQRARRAGSLPLAFDAVTEGYLDGLARLARHDPAARNALYRRFEPFCERVAGRLAARHWVRLAELDDVRHEGFLVFCELVAGWPERGSFAGYVFAHFAPRLAAALRRFEGARSSQRAHPSGSRSARPASVAAEELGRCELVAGLDPTDRALVELLAAGYRPGEAAARLGVTPRTVRRWLGRLRATLAL is encoded by the coding sequence GTGCGGAACGTTCGTTGTACCGGGAAGGGGTCGGCGGTGGCGGACGAGCAGCGGGGCCGGAGCGGGTGGCAGGACGGTCGGCAGCGGGCGCGGCGGGCGGGGTCGCTCCCGCTCGCATTCGACGCGGTGACCGAAGGGTACCTGGACGGGCTGGCGCGCCTGGCCCGCCACGACCCGGCTGCCCGCAACGCCCTCTACCGGCGGTTCGAGCCGTTCTGCGAGCGGGTGGCGGGCCGGCTGGCCGCGCGCCACTGGGTGCGGCTGGCCGAGCTGGACGACGTGCGGCACGAGGGGTTCCTCGTCTTCTGCGAGCTGGTCGCGGGCTGGCCGGAGCGCGGCAGCTTCGCCGGGTACGTCTTCGCCCACTTCGCGCCGCGCCTCGCGGCGGCGCTGCGGCGCTTCGAGGGGGCACGCTCCTCCCAGCGTGCCCACCCGTCCGGCAGCCGGTCAGCGCGTCCCGCGTCCGTCGCGGCCGAGGAGCTGGGGCGCTGCGAGCTCGTCGCCGGGCTCGACCCGACCGACCGGGCGCTGGTCGAGCTGCTGGCCGCCGGGTACCGGCCGGGCGAGGCGGCGGCCCGCCTGGGGGTGACGCCGCGCACGGTGCGCCGCTGGCTCGGTCGCCTGCGCGCCACGCTGGCGCTGTAG
- a CDS encoding endonuclease domain-containing protein: MDERRSERSLQRRLLRRYQTRAEERLWAAIRGRQLDGWKFRRQHHIGPYVVDFVCLAARLVVEVDGPVHAEQRDYDAARDAELTALGYRVLRLENVLVLEDLPRALAAIRQALADPPRSPNRP, from the coding sequence ATGGACGAGCGACGCTCGGAACGGTCGCTGCAGCGGCGCCTGCTGCGGCGCTACCAGACCCGCGCGGAGGAGCGCCTGTGGGCAGCGATCCGCGGTCGCCAGCTGGACGGTTGGAAGTTCCGGCGACAGCACCATATCGGTCCGTACGTCGTCGACTTCGTCTGCCTGGCTGCCCGGCTCGTCGTCGAGGTCGACGGCCCGGTCCACGCCGAGCAGCGCGACTACGACGCAGCGCGCGACGCCGAGCTGACTGCGCTCGGGTACCGTGTCCTCCGGCTGGAGAACGTGCTCGTCCTCGAGGACCTGCCGCGCGCGCTCGCTGCGATCCGGCAGGCGCTGGCCGATCCGCCCCGCTCGCCGAACCGCCCATGA